A window from Dermacentor albipictus isolate Rhodes 1998 colony chromosome 10, USDA_Dalb.pri_finalv2, whole genome shotgun sequence encodes these proteins:
- the LOC135907379 gene encoding uncharacterized protein translates to MVLWFRKRKKEAPGTASESPLPTRESLARRIRHATIVLSRKMFQSKVFVCLVVLLLLALAAVCGKELLEWGDRRYPKPPLGIITGELLKGFERYSPDYNHTEEVLADVMRAETPRTVPCDTLACQWLEAETGYDALSLDRPLACQDFYEHVCWRFEGPPIYERASLNLMVQVADYLTYMADSAHDDSDVREDVSMLRKCIDGDSSAASFALNCNFGVRKFKRSKRCPVRYPSLPFKAVDHLLTDHSLTSVKEFLSTIKRYGEVYSVEVRLELGIPELREGMTTERADSFCSWLGESASCHLQERFNASDDDIRMYQRLWNELYFAPLFLPDNVSSSMWDLFGNDGDQPRKLACVNIHEGLFQSESAQAAVAVLEERLTEVDRVTSDLFYRVVDAMNIRVPTWLSRHAEGEDPQLQRQRRPVYQAELESVHVELLGMSDAAATDYETSVYSWQARYDFDRNVLIVPQGLLAVMADMTYVVEPISSVFLFTQLMRPLLPQPSGPYSWKYAHDQHLAYVTGCLRSVHNASIDFDGNPGLLLEFALESALLGPLYDVYHRDVHESVGAEVYFNHRYTNSQLLFVLWAMSHCGTRQGAELVNAAVRNSMRFGRIFNCGIGDPMFSRRKCNFWVYW, encoded by the exons ATGGTTCTCTGGTTTCGAAAG cGGAAGAAAGAAGCGCCTGGGACAGCGTCTGAAAGTCCTCTGCCCACACGTGAATCACTAGCAAGGAGGATCCGTCATGCTACCATAGTCCTCTCCAGGAAAATGTTCCAGAGCAAGGTCTTCGTCTGTCTAGTCGTCCTTCTCTTACTAGCACTTGCCGCAGTATGTGGCAAAGAGCTCCTCGAATGGGGGGACCGGCGCTATCCGAAGCCTCCTCTGGGCATCATCACGGGTGAGCTGCTCAAAGGCTTCGAGCGGTATTCGCCAGACTACAATCACACCGAGGAAGTGCTG GCCGACGTCATGAGAGCGGAAACCCCGAGGACAGTGCCCTGTGATACACTTGCCTGTCAGTGGCTGGAAGCAGAGACAGGCTATGACGCCCTTTCTTTAGACCGTCCCTTGGCATGCCAGGACTTCTACGAGCACGTCTGCTGGAGGTTCGAGGGCCCGCCAATCTACGAGCGAGCCAGCCTGAACTTGATGGTGCAGGTTGCTGACTACTTGACCTATATGGCAGACTCCGCCCACGATGACTCGGACGTACGGGAAGACGTGTCCATGCTCCGAAAATGTATTGATGGCGACTCGAGTGCCGCGTCATTTGCCCTGAACTG CAACTTTGGCGTTAGGAAATTCAAACGCAGCAAGCGATGCCCAGTTCGTTATCCAAGCTTACCTTTCAAGGCTGTTGATCACCTTTTGACGGACCATTCTCTGACGAGCGTCAAGGAATTTCTTTCAACAATAAAAAG ATACGGTGAGGTGTACAGTGTGGAAGTCAGACTTGAGCTTGGAATTCCGGAGCTCCGTGAAGGGATGACCACCGAAAGGGCGGACTCATTCTGCAGCTGGCTTGGTGAATCGGCAAGCTGCCACCTACAAGAGCGATTTAATGCCAGCGACGACGACATCCGAATGTACCAGAGGCTGTGGAACGAGCTGTATTTTGCACCGCTATTCTTACCAGAT AATGTCAGCAGCTCTATGTGGGATCTGTTCGGAAATGACGGCGATCAACCACGTAAGCTGGCCTGCGTCAATATCCACGAGGGCCTTTTCCAGTCGGAGAGTGCGCAGGCAGCCGTTGCAGTTTTGGAGGAGAGGCTCACGGAAGTCGACCGAGTGACCTCAGACCTGTTCTACCGAGTGGTGGACGCGATGAATATACGTGTTCCAACCTGGCTGTCTAG GCACGCTGAAGGCGAGGACCCACAACTCCAGCGTCAGCGAAGGCCGGTATACCAAGCAGAGTTAGAATCGGTGCACGTGGAACTCCTTGGTATGTCGGATGCTGCTGCAACGGACTACGAAACGTCGGTGTACTCTTGGCAG GCGCGCTACGATTTCGATCGCAATGTGCTCATCGTTCCTCAAGGGCTGCTGGCGGTGATGGCTGACATGACTTATGTCGTGGAGCCCATCTCTTCAGTATTTCTTTTTACGCAGCTGATGAGACCCCTTTTGCCTCAACCATCGGGTCCCTACTCTTGGAAG TATGCACATGACCAGCACTTGGCTTACGTGACCGGATGCCTACGGTCTGTTCATAATGCCTCAATCGACTTTGACGGCAATCCAGGCCTGCTGCTGGAATTTGCTCTAGAGTCTGCACTCCTCGGTCCCCTTTACGACGTCTACCATCGTGACGTCCACGAGAGCGTCGGCGCAGAGGTCTACTTCAACCACCGCTACACGAACTCTCAGCTCCTTTTTGTGTTGTGGGCCATGAGTCACTGTGGCACCCGGCAGGGTGCAGAGCTGGTCAACGCAGCGGTGAGAAACTCGATGCGTTTTGGGAGGATCTTCAACTGCGGAATTGGAGACCCCATGTTCTCGAGGAGGAAGTGCAACTTCTGGGTCTACTGGTGA
- the LOC135907380 gene encoding beta-alanine transporter-like has protein sequence MGKDVVAYGEGLFQYMLTFSTFAAMVVFLTHAFSYRLTARTMSHWCRPPDHLSNLSDATWKELAIPTDDKGVRSSCTMLDPPDTGDPSAVLVPCSSWNFDLEEYGDTIVSQWSLVCDRSWLVLLAVALYAASPIVWLPMVGIAADTFGRKRVTYISVLVLVVAATVSSITRSFALFVVLRVLVSVTSTSVLVLVCTILYEVSSPGRRLVYWLTSSALAYISLPLLFFTANSLKLSWHSVYGFLGGLTCVLLVFFYTVDESPRWLLVKWKIHEAERVALRAARLNDVPMQECLGILDTGGAELPKVEPGLKGKIFTICEPNLRTRTGLLSFVWFVFTCAYNVVNLTRIIAPNILVSVINVLLVGPSQLLLYPSVRMLGVKRTAVVISVAFTLLALVIALFYREQQTLPLTILLLIMRVLIEMLALLISIMSVATFPTSTRCWGACVLFAVGRLGSFTGLVYTNYQGDHRKDIVLCVIAAFMVFVCGAIECMPEDADDRSWQMSSAGNRSGASSRCYEYSTENPTRCHGASVSVARKPGPVTVSVTRDQDLSPPKTRGKSPSDTVEAHRSDPKFVRARSASGLRESLRRARSLRRASPGPAQGSCKDPQP, from the coding sequence ATGGGTAAAGACGTGGTAGCCTACGGCGAAGGGCTCTTCCAGTACATGCTAACCTTCAGCACCTTCGCCGCCATGGTGGTATTCCTGACGCACGCCTTCAGCTACCGGCTTACGGCACGAACCATGAGCCATTGGTGCCGGCCACCAGACCACCTTTCTAATCTGAGCGACGCCACCTGGAAGGAGCTCGCCATCCCCACCGACGATAAGGGCGTTCGCAGCAGCTGCACGATGCTCGACCCTCCCGACACCGGCGACCCGTCGGCCGTCCTCGTGCCGTGCTCATCGTGGAACTTTGACCTGGAGGAGTACGGCGACACCATCGTGAGCCAGTGGAGCCTCGTCTGCGACAGATCTTGGCTGGTCTTGCTCGCTGTAGCGCTTTACGCAGCCTCGCCCATTGTCTGGCTACCGATGGTCGGCATCGCCGCCGACACGTTCGGCCGCAAGCGCGTCACCTACATCTCGGTGCTCGTACTCGTAGTGGCCGCAACCGTTAGCAGCATCACCAGGTCGTTCGCGCTCTTCGTCGTGTTGCGCGTCCTGGTCTCGGTGACGTCGACATCTGTGCTTGTCCTCGTTTGCACAATCCTCTACGAGGTGTCGTCTCCGGGACGACGGCTCGTCTACTGGCTCACCAGCTCGGCCCTGGCCTATATTAGCCTCCCGCTCCTCTTCTTCACGGCCAATTCACTCAAGCTCAGCTGGCACAGCGTATACGGGTTCCTCGGTGGACTTACCTGCGTGCTCTTGGTCTTCTTCTACACAGTGGATGAATCACCTCGCTGGCTTCTCGTGAAGTGGAAGATCCACGAGGCAGAGCGCGTCGCTCTCAGGGCTGCTCGACTCAATGACGTCCCGATGCAAGAGTGCCTTGGTATACTCGACACGGGAGGAGCCGAATTACCCAAAGTCGAACCCGGACTAAAGGGCAAGATTTTCaccatttgtgagcccaacttgagGACCCGCACTGGCCTGCTGTCCTTTGTTTGGTTCGTCTTCACCTGCGCCTACAACGTGGTAAACCTAACTCGCATAATTGCACCGAACATTTTAGTGTCCGTGATCAATGTTCTCTTAGTTGGCCCATCACAGTTACTGTTGTACCCGTCCGTGCGCATGCTCGGCGTCAAGCGCACGGCTGTCGTAATCAGCGTCGCTTTCACTTTATTGGCGCTAGTAATCGCCTTGTTTTACAGGGAGCAGCAGACTCTTCCGTTAACGATTCTGCTGTTGATCATGCGAGTCTTGATTGAGATGCTCGCCCTACTGATATCGATAATGTCGGTGGCGACCTTTCCGACCTCAACTCGGTGCTGGGGAGCATGCGTGCTCTTTGCCGTGGGCCGCCTGGGATCCTTTACAGGCCTCGTGTATACTAATTACCAAGGAGACCACAGAAAGGACATCGTACTGTGCGTTATAGCTGCCTTCATGGTATTCGTGTGCGGTGCGATCGAGTGCATGCCAGAAGACGCTGATGATCGTTCTTGGCAGATGTCCTCCGCCGGCAATCGAAGTGGCGCGTCTTCGCGTTGCTACGAGTACTCGACGGAAAACCCGACACGATGTCACGGAGCTTCCGTGTCGGTGGCGAGGAAGCCAGGACCTGTCACCGTGTCGGTGACGAGAGACCAGGACCTGTCACCACCCAAGACACGTGGCAAAAGTCCCAGCGACACTGTGGAAGCGCATCGAAGCGACCCAAAGTTTGTTCGTGCTCGAAGTGCATCAGGCCTCCGAGAGAGCCTACGGAGAGCAAGGTCACTGCGCAGGGCCTCACCAGGCCCTGCGCAGGGATCTTGCAAAGATCCTCAACCATAG